ccttattttctttCTCGACTATAGCATAAGCTATTGGAAAGATGTTATTATTTCCATCCAAAGTAACAGCTGATAGCAATTGTGCCCCATACATAGTATTCTTCAGCCAACATCCATCGACCCCAATAATCTTTCGACAACCAGCCTTAAATCCTGCTTTACAAgctgcaaaacaaatataaaacctCTGAAATCTCATTGGCTTATTCGGAATCTCATTTGGAGTTAGTTTCATGAAAACAGAAGTTCCAGGATTGGTGCGAATAATTTCATTGCAATAATTCCATAATATGCCAAACTGATCATTTATATCTCCGTCGATCATTGCAATAGCTTTTTCCTTTGCCCTTCTTGCTTGATGCATACTCACATGCAACTTTAATTCCCTACTCAATGTATCCCTGAATTCTGATGTTTTCCAGTTCTTATTTGACTTAACTCTATCAACATACTTCTTTGCAATCCAAGTAGAATTGATGGTTTTGTTGTTATAGTTCCACCCAAAACAAGTATGCTCGGAAACATACGTCTTGATTTGAAAAGTACATATATCCCTTTGCATTAGAGATCCAAATATCCTCCACTTACAAGCATTAGTTCTGCATTTGGCCCTAGCTCTTTCTCTGTCATCTTTGATCCACCGAATTGACTTTCCTATTTTGGCTTGACTTGCAACCACGGCTTCCTTGAATTCCTTTTTGTTACCAAATATCATTCCCAACTCTAATTCAGGATTAAAGGCACCTATTTTTGGGTTGTGCTTCGGAAAGTTACAATCTTCAAATTCAGAATCGCAATCGCTATTCAAACTCTTTGTATCATCAAAATCTACACAATCTGAGTCACCCTCCTCATTTTGCATCTTTTTATGCATTTCTTCACTaacataattttgattttcgtcacttttcttctttttcacagTTATATCGATCTCAAAAGATTCAACAGAAGGATcaacattttttgaaaataacagatcATCCTCCTCCAAAGAATAGTCAGAATCATTAAAATCCTCATCGTCAAATTCATCACTCTGTGCCTCTGTGTCATTTACCagcaaataattcttttttatctcATTGACACATTGATTATCATCATGATAAAAATTcaaatgttcaaaatatatCTCAACTACTCTATCCTTTGGAATGCAAGTAACAACTTTAGCGGCTTCCATATTACTCCCCACTAATCGAGCCTTATAAGAGTTTAAACCATATTTGTGCCAGAATACCACAGATTCCTTGTCATAACCACATTGTTCCGCCATATTCTTAAAATCTATTATATTAATCATTGCACTGTCGACATAGTCAAAATATTCGATTTTTCCACCTATGTAGCCTCTTGTCGAACTATGCACATATGATCCACCATGATGTACTTTAATTGTGAAAAATGATGACTCATTCATAGAATCTGCATATATACTATCAAGTAATCAACGACgtaaaaattgttattttttcaaatataatacaaatcTGAATACATAAAGCCAACAAAGAACTACAAGTTCATTATAATGGATATCCATAAAACAAAActttatatatcaaataaaaaacttaatatagccttttaaaatcaataatatttacaaATCGATATGAAAGGCattgtaaattatatttaaaatgctTAAAATGTCTTGAAAATCGATAGTACCATAGTTGGGTGTGGACGATCGACCGCTTAAACTTCGAATCGACATTGTTCCAGTTAGTTGTTGTGATGCAACCCACaatatctattatttttaagaatgaaGATGTTTTAGTTCGAGAAATAGAAAATTGCAAATATTTTtcgaataaaaaaaagtagaaatattCAATGATTTTTATTCCTTTACCTTGGTTGTGTATCGCCCTCTAGACAGTTTCAACTCTTGTTGAAGAGAAAATTTGTTCTtgatcttgattattttgtgaagttcaaaaaaaaaaaaaggagtttCAATTCTTTCTTGGTATTGCTGAATATGGAAGATGATGAGACAGATTTGAGAGGGGCAAATTAGGGAGATGGGAGAGAgaaaatcactttttgaaaaAGCAACGTTACTTTTTTAACTGGAATAGATGGAAGTCTGAATTTTgttacattttaaatattaaaaggatGTTTCTTGTTAACTATTATAGTACAAGGATGTATGCTAAACCTTAGTCATAATTAAGGGATGAATTTAGCCCTTTTCTCTTCTAACAACTTTCGGtcccaaaaaaatttaacattatttttattaaattcaattatttcatacacatatataattattcaaGAATTTAGAATCAATAACCCTTcagtttattttactttatattttaaaataac
This window of the Solanum pennellii chromosome 2, SPENNV200 genome carries:
- the LOC114076098 gene encoding uncharacterized protein LOC114076098 translates to MSIRSLSGRSSTPNYDSMNESSFFTIKVHHGGSYVHSSTRGYIGGKIEYFDYVDSAMINIIDFKNMAEQCGYDKESVVFWHKYGLNSYKARLVGSNMEAAKVVTCIPKDRVVEIYFEHLNFYHDDNQCVNEIKKNYLLVNDTEAQSDEFDDEDFNDSDYSLEEDDLLFSKNVDPSVESFEIDITVKKKKSDENQNYVSEEMHKKMQNEEGDSDCVDFDDTKSLNSDCDSEFEDCNFPKHNPKIGAFNPELELGMIFGNKKEFKEAVVASQAKIGKSIRWIKDDRERARAKCRTNACKWRIFGSLMQRDICTFQIKTYVSEHTCFGWNYNNKTINSTWIAKKYVDRVKSNKNWKTSEFRDTLSRELKLHVSMHQARRAKEKAIAMIDGDINDQFGILWNYCNEIIRTNPGTSVFMKLTPNEIPNKPMRFQRFYICFAACKAGFKAGCRKIIGVDGCWLKNTMYGAQLLSAVTLDGNNNIFPIAYAIVEKENKEIWQWFLTYLMNDLEIEEQYLWTFMSDKQKGLIEAFDLVLPGVSHRFCVRHLHSNFKRAGYSGMALKNALWKAALATTVDRFDACMTDLFELDKDAYAWLSAKVPSEWSRSHFSPLPKCDILLNNQCEVFNKFILDARDKPIVKLLETIRHLLMTRINANREKAEKWNLSDVCPTIKKKLAKTMKKAANYIPKRSNMWNYEVIGPVEGDNWAVDLYNRTCSCRQWELSGVPCKHAISSIWLKNDEVLNYVDDCYKVDTYQKIYGASILPMNGPDLWPKSPNPPLFPPSYLNNKKKGKKQKLRKKEDDEPGSSRMKLKRKQKSVDCRICGKPGHNSRTCSFSSHDIEIQSSDYLHSLDSIMVEEASSCRNVEKQPVRRGTSQASQQRQSFPSI